A section of the Haloferax sp. Atlit-12N genome encodes:
- a CDS encoding extracellular solute-binding protein yields the protein MTAIGGCLGGGSSGNSGNGGSSGNGGSGSTPGPAGTLGDWSLDINAPSPVVERITGEEWAPPEYDENEVASGIERMNLGSMKNDPATEWFSDKFTEQVGIETTPVTVPSTNAVSKMRTLLSAGSKNPVLMQISQEFFMDFVAEGWLEPVDELWDDSAYGLFPPYFKDQLTTGIDPSLEGEHTYIGVALSEAHWFNYSPKVLKELGFEGDFLEESTWEDVREVCEEASSHSEDYFGFAWWGKGNRYPIYPWLLMTWSRGGSFVQGDGTVVVNSDEAVAALEWQRTLIDEELVPNVAQYGEGGLADLFLSGKLAGYVGKPGMMQLAYEEWGDDTDKYDVALPPKSAGNERVSYMNTDFLAVNRAAPPEAKRAAMVYMDGSRSAVASAQEYDMEGNYPANKEAWNTEVLADARHGEKARRNAEIAKVELWPKQIQTYDALISQLQSVWLQDKTAQAALDEAQSKIDGILEQN from the coding sequence GTGACAGCCATCGGGGGTTGTCTCGGTGGTGGGAGCTCGGGGAACAGCGGGAACGGAGGTAGTTCAGGCAACGGCGGGAGCGGATCGACGCCGGGGCCGGCGGGGACACTCGGCGACTGGAGTCTCGACATCAACGCGCCCAGTCCGGTTGTGGAGCGAATCACCGGCGAGGAGTGGGCACCGCCGGAGTACGACGAAAACGAGGTAGCGTCCGGTATCGAGCGGATGAACCTCGGTTCGATGAAGAACGACCCGGCCACGGAGTGGTTCTCGGACAAGTTCACAGAACAGGTTGGTATCGAGACGACGCCGGTAACGGTACCGTCGACGAACGCCGTGTCGAAGATGCGGACGCTGCTTTCAGCCGGTTCGAAGAACCCGGTCCTCATGCAGATCTCGCAGGAGTTCTTCATGGACTTCGTCGCGGAAGGATGGCTAGAGCCGGTCGACGAGCTGTGGGACGATAGTGCGTACGGCCTGTTCCCGCCTTACTTCAAGGACCAGCTGACCACGGGTATCGACCCGTCGCTCGAAGGCGAACACACCTACATCGGCGTCGCGCTGAGCGAGGCACACTGGTTCAACTACAGTCCGAAAGTGCTCAAGGAGCTCGGGTTCGAGGGAGACTTTTTGGAGGAGTCGACCTGGGAAGACGTCCGAGAGGTCTGCGAAGAGGCGAGTTCGCACAGTGAGGATTACTTCGGCTTCGCGTGGTGGGGGAAGGGCAACCGCTACCCCATCTACCCGTGGCTCCTGATGACGTGGTCGCGAGGAGGAAGCTTCGTGCAGGGCGACGGAACGGTCGTCGTGAACTCCGACGAGGCGGTCGCAGCCCTCGAGTGGCAGCGCACGCTCATCGACGAGGAACTGGTCCCCAACGTGGCCCAGTACGGGGAGGGCGGACTCGCCGACCTCTTCCTCAGCGGGAAGCTCGCGGGCTACGTCGGCAAGCCGGGGATGATGCAACTCGCCTACGAGGAGTGGGGCGACGACACCGACAAGTACGACGTCGCACTGCCCCCGAAATCCGCCGGGAACGAGCGAGTCAGCTACATGAACACCGACTTCCTTGCGGTCAATCGTGCCGCACCCCCGGAGGCGAAGCGAGCCGCAATGGTGTACATGGACGGCTCTCGGAGCGCGGTTGCGAGCGCCCAAGAGTACGACATGGAAGGGAACTACCCGGCGAACAAAGAGGCGTGGAACACCGAGGTTCTGGCCGACGCACGTCACGGCGAAAAGGCCCGGCGGAACGCCGAAATCGCCAAGGTCGAGCTGTGGCCGAAGCAGATTCAGACGTACGACGCGCTGATCAGTCAACTCCAGAGCGTCTGGCTCCAGGACAAGACCGCCCAAGCGGCCCTGGACGAAGCCCAGTCGAAGATCGACGGAATCTTGGAGCAAAACTAA
- a CDS encoding IclR family transcriptional regulator, with protein MNAVSMGRSSSRTIGTLENACRIIGVLRETEGAGVTEIADELDFAKSAVHGHLATLRSEGFVVKDDHTYRLSLRFLQIAEEVKNYTADHTIVKEELAQLAEATGEVVHFGTEEQGRVVYLAKVRGNVAVETASKVGNRMPMHSTSLGKAILAEMPSERRDEIIERHELTKETDRTITDPDALRADLEETRERGYSIDDEENIRGVRCIGMVVSAPDGEVMGALSISGPSKRMTDKRMRDELYEQVAQSANVIEVNSRYS; from the coding sequence GTGAACGCTGTCAGTATGGGGCGTAGCAGCTCAAGAACAATCGGGACATTGGAAAATGCGTGTCGTATTATCGGCGTTCTCCGCGAGACCGAGGGTGCCGGCGTGACAGAAATCGCCGACGAACTCGACTTCGCCAAGAGCGCCGTTCACGGGCATCTGGCGACGCTTCGAAGCGAGGGGTTCGTCGTAAAAGACGACCACACGTACCGGCTGAGCCTTCGGTTCCTCCAGATCGCTGAGGAAGTGAAAAACTACACCGCGGACCACACCATCGTCAAGGAAGAACTCGCGCAACTCGCTGAAGCCACCGGCGAGGTCGTCCACTTCGGGACCGAAGAGCAGGGTCGCGTCGTGTATCTTGCAAAGGTGCGGGGAAACGTCGCCGTCGAAACCGCGTCGAAGGTTGGCAACCGAATGCCAATGCATTCCACCTCTCTCGGAAAGGCCATCCTCGCCGAGATGCCGTCGGAACGCCGCGACGAGATCATCGAGCGACACGAGTTAACCAAGGAGACCGACCGAACGATAACCGACCCGGATGCGCTCAGAGCGGACCTCGAAGAGACCCGGGAACGAGGGTATTCGATCGACGACGAGGAGAACATCCGCGGCGTTCGGTGTATCGGCATGGTCGTGTCCGCCCCCGACGGTGAGGTCATGGGCGCGCTGAGTATCTCCGGACCCTCGAAGCGAATGACCGACAAACGGATGCGCGACGAGCTTTACGAGCAGGTCGCGCAGTCGGCCAACGTCATCGAGGTTAACTCCCGATACTCTTGA
- a CDS encoding aldehyde dehydrogenase family protein, whose protein sequence is MEQAFGNFVNGEWVDAESGDTFEVVNPADTTDVVARFQRSTAADAEDAIEAAIAAQHEWANRPGPERGAILNRASQELASRKEEATEMLVREEGKARSEAAGEVQRAIDIFAYYAQKSLDLGGVVKSPSGRNKELSTKREPLGTVSIITPWNYPIAIPAWKLAPALAAGNTVVAKPASEAPNSTRILVECLAEAGLPDGVVNFVTGPGSELGAPLTTHSEIDAVSFTGSTSVGTSVAQAASEGLKRVQCEMGGKNPTVVMPSADIVEAVEILGVGAFGTTGQSCTAASRAIVHEDVYDEFVDAMVEYAEDIVVGPGLDDPDVGPHVSQGELDSTLEYIDIGVDEGATLETGGERLADGEYDDGYYVRPAVFSDVDNDMRIAQEEIFGPVLSVIEASDFEDALELANDVEFGLSASIVTQDLTEANEFLDRIEAGVAKVNEKTTGLELHVPFGGYKQSSTNTYREQGDAGLDFFTATKTIYRNY, encoded by the coding sequence ATGGAACAAGCCTTTGGCAACTTCGTCAATGGAGAGTGGGTCGACGCTGAATCCGGCGACACGTTCGAGGTAGTGAACCCCGCGGACACTACCGATGTCGTCGCTCGATTTCAGCGCTCGACCGCCGCGGACGCCGAAGATGCAATCGAGGCGGCCATCGCTGCACAGCACGAGTGGGCGAATCGACCCGGTCCGGAGCGCGGCGCGATCCTGAATCGTGCTTCTCAGGAACTCGCATCGCGGAAGGAGGAGGCGACCGAGATGCTCGTTCGTGAGGAGGGGAAAGCCCGGTCCGAGGCGGCCGGTGAGGTACAGCGCGCTATCGACATCTTCGCGTACTACGCGCAGAAATCGCTCGACCTCGGCGGCGTGGTCAAATCTCCGAGCGGGCGAAACAAGGAGTTATCTACCAAGCGAGAACCGCTCGGCACCGTCAGCATCATCACGCCGTGGAACTACCCGATTGCGATTCCGGCGTGGAAGCTCGCCCCGGCGCTCGCCGCCGGCAACACCGTCGTCGCCAAACCCGCGTCGGAAGCACCTAACTCCACGCGGATACTCGTCGAGTGTCTCGCCGAGGCCGGGCTTCCGGACGGCGTCGTGAACTTCGTCACCGGGCCGGGAAGCGAACTCGGCGCTCCGCTGACCACGCACTCGGAGATCGACGCGGTCTCGTTCACCGGGAGTACGTCGGTCGGGACCAGCGTCGCGCAAGCCGCCTCTGAGGGGCTCAAACGCGTTCAATGCGAGATGGGCGGGAAGAACCCGACCGTCGTCATGCCGAGCGCCGACATCGTCGAGGCGGTCGAAATCCTCGGCGTCGGCGCGTTCGGGACGACCGGACAGTCCTGTACCGCCGCCTCCCGCGCCATCGTCCACGAGGACGTCTACGACGAGTTCGTCGATGCGATGGTGGAGTACGCCGAGGATATCGTGGTCGGTCCGGGTCTCGACGACCCAGACGTCGGACCGCACGTCTCGCAGGGAGAACTCGATTCGACGCTGGAATACATCGATATCGGTGTGGACGAGGGCGCGACGCTCGAAACCGGTGGCGAACGACTCGCCGACGGCGAGTATGACGACGGATACTACGTGCGTCCCGCGGTCTTCTCGGACGTAGATAACGACATGCGAATCGCACAGGAAGAGATATTCGGTCCCGTCCTCTCGGTCATCGAGGCGAGCGACTTCGAGGACGCGCTCGAACTGGCGAACGACGTCGAGTTCGGGCTCTCGGCGAGCATCGTGACGCAAGACCTGACCGAAGCGAACGAGTTCCTCGACCGAATCGAGGCCGGCGTCGCCAAAGTCAATGAGAAAACGACCGGCCTCGAACTCCACGTCCCCTTCGGGGGGTACAAGCAGTCGTCTACGAACACGTACCGCGAGCAGGGCGATGCGGGCCTCGACTTTTTCACCGCCACGAAGACCATCTACCGGAACTACTGA
- a CDS encoding dihydrodipicolinate synthase family protein has protein sequence MPLAETAVMERLRGVAAGLLTPFDERGDVDYSKLEGNARSLYDSGLRTFLASANISEYHSLTQGERIKSTETSIDALPSDACALAGVGGPTTEAQELIDAYDRLGVDGHMVMPPDHTYVHERGLLSYFEELASVTETPFVPYVRGFDPSVSFLADLTRIENVVGIKYALKDPVKLGAAVSAGLDDVVWVNGLAEPYAVSYWNEGIEGFSAGVSNFRPEVGLALFDALTEENWERARELRNICLPYQNFRDRTGQNNSLDGAISVPAVKKGLELAGLHGGDVREPIRPLSSEDEAEAEEIYQQLDDDIARLID, from the coding sequence ATGCCGTTAGCAGAAACTGCGGTTATGGAGCGACTGCGGGGTGTCGCCGCCGGACTCCTGACACCGTTCGACGAGCGTGGTGATGTCGACTACTCGAAACTCGAGGGAAACGCGCGGTCACTTTACGATAGCGGCCTGCGTACGTTCCTCGCGTCGGCGAACATCAGCGAGTATCACTCGCTCACTCAGGGCGAGCGGATCAAATCGACCGAGACGAGCATCGATGCGTTACCCTCGGACGCCTGTGCTCTCGCCGGTGTCGGCGGTCCAACGACCGAGGCGCAAGAACTCATCGACGCCTACGATCGTCTCGGCGTTGACGGACATATGGTGATGCCGCCGGACCACACGTACGTCCACGAGCGCGGCCTGCTGTCCTACTTCGAGGAACTCGCGTCCGTGACCGAGACGCCGTTCGTACCGTACGTCCGTGGGTTCGACCCCTCAGTCTCGTTCCTGGCGGACCTCACGCGAATCGAGAACGTCGTCGGTATCAAGTACGCGCTGAAAGACCCCGTCAAACTCGGTGCCGCAGTCAGCGCTGGCTTGGACGACGTGGTCTGGGTGAACGGCCTCGCGGAACCGTATGCTGTCAGTTACTGGAACGAGGGCATCGAAGGGTTTTCCGCGGGCGTGAGCAACTTCCGGCCGGAAGTCGGCCTCGCACTATTTGACGCGCTCACCGAGGAGAACTGGGAGCGCGCCCGGGAGCTTCGGAACATCTGTTTGCCCTACCAGAACTTCCGCGACCGGACCGGACAGAACAACAGCCTCGACGGGGCCATCAGCGTCCCGGCGGTGAAAAAGGGACTCGAACTCGCGGGTCTTCACGGTGGGGACGTCCGCGAGCCGATCCGCCCGCTTTCGTCCGAAGACGAGGCGGAAGCCGAGGAGATATACCAGCAGTTAGACGACGATATCGCCCGCCTCATCGACTGA
- a CDS encoding mannonate dehydratase, which translates to MATSVPEVSTETDSDIRVGVRTRTLSDHRLKYIRQLGATDIFVDHADTDEEPDEFNDRDGSDTVAVGRDSIPSTAELRAAREQVESHGLRLTGIQSLPYSLYGDIMFGREGEEEALEQIKTLLRNLGEADIPILGYQWNPRGVVPMRTTPVELRGGAEGTAFDLDELDDPDELAPGLDRAYEEEEFWANYEAFLEEVIPVAEEAGVRMALHPVDPPVLESVGGIPRLFRNVENFERAMEHVPSDNHGLKLCLGCFSQMGEDVTEVLRRFAERDQIVFIHFRDVVGTVPKFNETFVDEGNFNTVEAVETLDEVGYQGAVIPDHVPKMEGDDDWRHRARGFTIGYLRGVVDTVRNRH; encoded by the coding sequence ATGGCCACGAGTGTACCAGAGGTTAGTACAGAGACTGACAGCGATATCCGGGTCGGCGTGCGAACCCGAACGCTCTCCGACCACCGACTCAAGTACATCCGACAACTGGGTGCAACCGACATCTTCGTCGACCACGCCGACACCGACGAGGAACCCGACGAATTCAACGACCGAGACGGCAGCGACACCGTCGCGGTCGGTCGCGACTCGATTCCTTCGACTGCCGAACTCAGAGCCGCACGGGAGCAGGTCGAGTCCCACGGCCTGCGACTCACGGGCATTCAATCGCTCCCGTACTCGCTCTACGGCGACATCATGTTCGGCCGAGAGGGCGAGGAGGAAGCCCTCGAACAGATAAAGACGCTTCTCCGCAACCTCGGCGAGGCAGATATCCCGATTCTCGGCTACCAGTGGAACCCGCGGGGCGTCGTGCCCATGCGGACCACGCCGGTCGAACTCCGCGGCGGTGCCGAAGGCACTGCGTTCGACCTCGACGAACTCGACGACCCCGACGAACTCGCGCCCGGACTCGACCGCGCTTACGAGGAAGAGGAGTTCTGGGCCAACTATGAGGCGTTTTTGGAAGAAGTGATTCCGGTCGCCGAGGAGGCGGGCGTTCGGATGGCGCTCCACCCTGTCGACCCGCCGGTGCTCGAATCGGTGGGCGGCATCCCGCGGTTGTTCCGCAACGTGGAGAACTTCGAGCGCGCGATGGAACACGTGCCGAGCGATAATCACGGCCTCAAACTCTGTCTCGGCTGCTTCTCTCAGATGGGAGAAGACGTTACGGAGGTCCTTCGTCGGTTCGCCGAACGCGACCAGATCGTGTTCATCCACTTCCGCGACGTCGTCGGGACGGTTCCGAAGTTCAACGAGACGTTCGTCGACGAGGGGAACTTCAACACGGTCGAGGCCGTCGAAACACTCGACGAGGTCGGCTATCAGGGTGCCGTCATCCCCGACCACGTCCCGAAGATGGAAGGTGACGACGACTGGCGGCACCGAGCGCGTGGCTTCACCATCGGGTACCTCCGCGGCGTCGTCGACACCGTTCGGAACAGGCACTAA
- a CDS encoding ThuA domain-containing protein yields the protein MPTRVTVWNENVHEREEPAVAERYPKGIHGTIAEHLEGPDREVRTATLQEPEHGLDEETLNATDVLVWWSHCANDEVTDAVAERVVDRVHEGMGFIPLHSGKNSKPFTRLMGTTCNIKYRHGGERERVWVADPGHPIADGLDEQFVIPATETYGEPYDIPEPDRTVFISWFEGGDVFRSGVCYRRGRGRIFAFRPGHEEYPIFHQDEVKQVIDNAVEWAAPTEGASARWGKTDPLEPVGE from the coding sequence ATGCCGACACGAGTCACTGTCTGGAACGAGAACGTCCACGAACGGGAGGAACCGGCCGTAGCAGAGCGGTATCCGAAGGGAATCCACGGAACCATCGCGGAGCATCTGGAGGGACCGGACCGCGAGGTGCGAACGGCGACGCTACAGGAACCCGAACACGGCTTAGACGAGGAGACGCTGAACGCGACGGACGTGTTGGTCTGGTGGTCCCACTGCGCCAACGACGAGGTGACAGACGCTGTCGCCGAGCGCGTCGTCGACCGCGTCCACGAGGGGATGGGCTTCATCCCGCTGCACTCGGGGAAGAACTCGAAGCCGTTCACGCGGCTGATGGGCACGACCTGCAACATCAAATACCGCCACGGCGGCGAGCGCGAACGCGTCTGGGTCGCGGACCCCGGCCATCCCATCGCCGACGGCCTCGACGAACAGTTCGTCATCCCGGCGACGGAGACCTACGGCGAGCCCTACGACATCCCGGAACCCGACAGAACCGTCTTCATCTCGTGGTTCGAGGGCGGCGACGTGTTCCGCTCGGGCGTCTGCTACCGCCGCGGCCGCGGGCGAATCTTCGCCTTCCGTCCGGGCCACGAGGAGTACCCCATCTTCCACCAGGACGAGGTCAAACAAGTCATCGACAACGCCGTCGAGTGGGCGGCCCCGACCGAGGGCGCGTCGGCGCGGTGGGGAAAGACCGACCCGCTCGAACCCGTCGGGGAATGA
- a CDS encoding dihydrodipicolinate synthase family protein, with the protein MPLAESGVREHLRGVAAGLLTPFDDDLDIEHDELAANATTLYDEGIRTFLASANISEYHSLTQQERIAVTETAVDALPSDVCVLAGVGGSTAGARELIDAYDRIGVDGMMIMPPDHTYIHERGLLRYYEKLAEASSAPLVPYVKGFDPSIGYLRDLAGLDGVVGIKYAIEDAVKLGAAASTTGDDVVWVDGLAEPFAVSFWNEGIEGFSAGVSNFRPEVGLALFEALTEENWERARELRNICLPYQNFRDQTGQNNSLDGAISVPAVKKGLELAGLRGGGVREPIRSLSAEDERRAEELYDQLDDDIERLID; encoded by the coding sequence ATGCCACTCGCAGAGAGCGGTGTGCGCGAGCACCTGCGCGGCGTCGCCGCCGGGCTCCTCACCCCGTTCGACGACGACCTCGACATCGAACACGACGAACTGGCAGCGAACGCAACAACGCTCTACGACGAGGGAATCCGCACGTTCCTCGCGTCGGCAAACATCAGTGAATACCACTCGCTGACCCAGCAGGAGCGAATCGCGGTGACGGAGACGGCGGTCGACGCGCTCCCGTCCGACGTGTGTGTCCTCGCCGGCGTCGGCGGGAGCACCGCGGGCGCGCGAGAACTCATCGACGCCTACGACCGCATCGGCGTCGACGGGATGATGATAATGCCGCCGGACCACACCTACATCCACGAGCGCGGCCTGCTTCGCTACTACGAGAAGCTCGCCGAGGCCTCGTCCGCTCCGCTGGTGCCGTACGTGAAGGGCTTTGACCCCTCAATCGGCTACCTCCGCGACCTCGCCGGACTCGACGGCGTGGTCGGCATCAAGTACGCCATCGAAGACGCCGTCAAACTCGGCGCGGCCGCCAGCACTACCGGCGACGACGTGGTCTGGGTGGACGGCCTCGCGGAACCCTTCGCCGTCTCGTTCTGGAACGAGGGTATCGAGGGGTTCTCGGCGGGTGTGAGCAACTTCCGGCCGGAGGTAGGCCTCGCGCTGTTCGAGGCACTCACCGAGGAGAACTGGGAGCGCGCCCGCGAGCTTCGGAACATCTGTCTGCCCTACCAGAACTTCCGCGACCAGACCGGGCAGAACAACAGCCTCGACGGCGCCATCAGCGTCCCAGCGGTGAAGAAGGGCCTCGAACTGGCCGGCCTGCGCGGCGGGGGAGTCCGCGAGCCGATTCGGTCGCTGTCGGCTGAAGACGAGCGCCGCGCCGAGGAACTGTACGACCAACTCGACGACGACATCGAGCGCCTCATCGACTGA
- a CDS encoding Gfo/Idh/MocA family protein, with translation MPRQTDSSPIAVGVVGLGSLGRRLCQQFVELPRSELVAISDVDPDGLAEVGDSFDVPEAHRYRSFEAFLDSAPMDAVAVATPNGLHYEQTSAVLDRGLHVLCEKPLATDAEEAYELTTRAEASDQTVMVGYQRHFNPAYKRAHKEWADGDRVPRFITGEVTHDWQSYYEKEDDWRMKPELSGGGHLLNVGTHVIDAILWTTGLTPTHVNAYVDFHDDEQVFDRQSSIIIEFAEGAVANVSDTGVVARTREHVHIWDDEGAIYLEGHEWDDRTGYVIDDEGTEHHPYDGYERWLSKGTAFLDAIETGETPPATARDGLKAVLITMAAYESGRRNERVALDELYPFASDVFQ, from the coding sequence ATGCCGCGTCAGACAGACTCGTCTCCAATCGCCGTCGGAGTCGTCGGCCTCGGTAGCCTCGGTCGCCGGCTCTGTCAACAGTTCGTCGAACTCCCCCGGTCGGAACTCGTCGCCATCTCCGACGTGGACCCCGACGGTCTCGCCGAGGTCGGCGACTCCTTCGACGTTCCCGAGGCGCACCGCTACCGGTCGTTCGAGGCGTTCCTCGACTCGGCCCCGATGGACGCCGTCGCGGTCGCGACGCCCAACGGCCTCCACTACGAACAGACCTCGGCCGTGCTCGACCGCGGCCTGCACGTCCTCTGCGAGAAGCCGCTCGCGACCGACGCCGAGGAGGCCTACGAACTCACGACCCGCGCCGAGGCGAGCGACCAAACCGTGATGGTCGGCTACCAGCGACACTTCAACCCGGCCTACAAGCGCGCTCACAAGGAGTGGGCTGACGGCGACCGCGTCCCGCGATTTATCACCGGCGAGGTGACTCACGACTGGCAGTCCTACTACGAGAAGGAAGACGACTGGCGGATGAAACCCGAGTTGAGCGGCGGCGGCCACCTCCTGAACGTCGGCACCCACGTCATCGACGCCATCCTCTGGACGACCGGCCTCACGCCCACCCACGTCAACGCCTACGTCGACTTCCACGACGACGAGCAGGTGTTCGACCGCCAGTCCTCCATCATCATCGAGTTCGCGGAGGGCGCGGTGGCGAACGTCTCCGACACGGGCGTCGTCGCGCGGACCCGCGAGCACGTCCACATCTGGGACGACGAGGGGGCGATATACCTCGAAGGCCACGAGTGGGACGACCGGACCGGCTACGTTATCGACGACGAAGGGACCGAACACCACCCCTACGACGGCTACGAGCGGTGGCTGAGCAAGGGCACCGCGTTCCTCGACGCGATAGAGACCGGCGAGACGCCGCCCGCGACCGCCCGCGACGGCCTCAAGGCGGTCCTCATCACCATGGCGGCCTACGAGTCGGGCCGGCGGAACGAGCGCGTCGCCCTCGACGAACTCTACCCGTTCGCCTCTGACGTCTTCCAGTAG
- a CDS encoding mandelate racemase/muconate lactonizing enzyme family protein: MRIATISGYALSSPIEPPQDRPFHGGTRRLLKRDVVLVVVESADGTRGIATAGASSSAMREYFEGDSQGTFADVVNGAVADALEGETVEEVEDAHAILRDTDLPDRLRHEAISALDVALYDIRGKEVGAPIYELLADEYGTDPTTEMPLYASAGMYMEPEGYAEQAATIRDLGFFGYKYRPGIGPDGDRRTIELLADVAGDMEVMLDVHTWWKIRDGYDRETVEDLVTFAAERDCYWVEEPVSPDDHAGYIELAETGAQLAGGESEPTPEGLVALGETGAVDFLQGDVRHHCGYTGCRPAVESCVGRDVEFVPHNFGTWVGLLANAHLVAAAPEVSLLEYPVFEDDPLLDADTDPGMYPFDLAFDIIEGQPAVEDGVLSLSDEPGLGVEVNLDVLDDYPFRDGPWTEFHYDED; encoded by the coding sequence ATGCGAATCGCGACTATCAGCGGATACGCTCTCTCGTCACCCATCGAACCGCCGCAGGACCGCCCCTTCCACGGTGGCACCCGTCGCCTGCTCAAACGCGACGTGGTGCTTGTCGTCGTCGAATCGGCCGACGGCACCCGCGGCATCGCAACCGCCGGTGCGAGCAGTTCCGCGATGCGGGAGTATTTCGAGGGCGACTCGCAGGGAACCTTCGCGGACGTCGTCAACGGCGCAGTCGCCGACGCGCTCGAAGGCGAGACCGTCGAGGAAGTCGAAGACGCCCACGCGATACTCCGCGACACCGACCTGCCCGACCGACTCCGCCACGAGGCCATCTCGGCGCTCGACGTGGCGCTGTACGACATCCGCGGGAAGGAGGTCGGCGCGCCCATCTACGAACTCCTCGCCGACGAGTACGGCACCGACCCGACGACGGAGATGCCCCTGTACGCGAGCGCCGGGATGTACATGGAACCCGAGGGCTACGCCGAACAGGCGGCGACCATCCGCGACCTCGGCTTCTTCGGCTACAAGTACCGACCGGGCATCGGCCCCGACGGGGACCGCCGAACAATCGAACTCCTCGCCGACGTCGCGGGCGACATGGAAGTGATGCTCGACGTGCACACGTGGTGGAAGATTCGGGACGGCTACGACCGCGAGACGGTCGAGGACCTCGTCACCTTCGCCGCCGAGCGGGACTGCTACTGGGTCGAAGAGCCGGTCTCGCCCGACGACCACGCGGGCTACATCGAACTCGCGGAGACGGGCGCGCAGCTGGCCGGCGGCGAGAGCGAACCGACGCCCGAGGGACTCGTCGCGCTCGGCGAGACGGGCGCGGTGGACTTCCTGCAGGGCGACGTTCGCCACCACTGCGGCTACACCGGCTGTCGTCCCGCGGTCGAGTCCTGCGTCGGCCGCGACGTGGAGTTCGTCCCGCATAACTTCGGGACGTGGGTCGGCCTGCTCGCCAACGCACATCTCGTCGCGGCCGCGCCCGAGGTGTCGCTCCTCGAATACCCGGTCTTCGAGGACGACCCGCTCCTCGACGCCGACACCGACCCCGGCATGTACCCCTTCGACCTCGCGTTCGACATCATCGAGGGCCAACCCGCCGTCGAGGACGGCGTCCTCTCGCTGTCCGACGAGCCGGGGCTTGGCGTCGAGGTGAACCTCGACGTGCTCGACGACTACCCGTTCCGCGACGGGCCGTGGACCGAGTTCCACTACGACGAGGACTGA